gattagcacgtagatggATCTGAACCCCAACAGTTTTCAAATTACAGTTCATTCTGCTGACGGTGGTGAAAACGACATCACCTTGATTCTTTAATCAAGCAGGCATATTCATATATATCCTTTTGTATGCAACATGTCTCTATCAAACGAACCCATCGACCCTTCAGGTGCTTCAAACAATACTGGTCCTCTTAGACATACTTCCGTGAGTGACTCTGCCGTGAGTGATCCCGCTGTTCCCGTGGAATCGTCAAATCGGGTATGTCGCCTGCTGACAATCACTCCTACGACTCCTTGCTATTTTCAGGGGCTTTCCCTCCTTCAACGAACTGGACAACTTTGTTCAGAATCCATAGCCAACCTGGAAAGGATCCTGGAGATTGCATTATAGGGTTATCAGTATGAAAATGCAAGGTTAAAGATCATCTTGGTGCTCTTGAGATTAACAAATGTTGAGGTTAATGAACCTCCAGAAGTCATGCACGGACAACGTGATCATATTCGTACTTGGTCTTGTGCGCGGGCTCATGGGTACGGAGGGAATGCCAATGATTCTTCCATTGATGAGGAAATATACGACCGATCGTGACTAGATATTTTAGAAATTATTTCGCCACTCTGTAGGCTTCTTTAGGATCTTGATATCCCACCCTTATGGTGAATGAAGTGTTTCCttggtttttctctttgatagaaaAACACTCCATTTTAtctctttaataaaaaaattatcagGATTAAATTAATAACTCAACTTCGACTTTGAGAACATACCTCACTTCGAATGCAGGTTGCTCCCGTAACTTTCTAGGCACATTGATTGCCCATTTGTTCCCATACTGTCCTATAATTTGCCGACTCAATGCTCGTGTGTCTGTGAATAATGAATGTACGACAATCTCTGGTGTACAGGTTGAATATATCTAGCTTTTCGTCATACATTTCTTTTCTTTCATTCCACTTCGCTTTTCGTTTTCtccttttgtttcatcttttattgaaacactttcttcttcttctccttccctTTATTAGAAAGAGATTGTATCTATTTCCTTAACAATCGAAATACTTCGTCTTTGTCTTTGTCTTTTATAGAAAGACATCGCACatatttctttaataaatacatgcaaTCTTTAATGTTTTCCTTTCGCTCCCTTCGCTTTATTTTTAGCTTCAACTTTTATTGAAacactttcttctttttcttcattagAAAGACATCTCAATAATTTCCTTTATATTCAAATACTTTGTCTGTCTTTTTCGTTATTAGAAATACATTGCAATTGTTCCTTTGATAACCGAAGTAACTCGCCTTTGTCTTcctctttattagaaaaacattgcGACTATTTCCTTTAATAACCAAAGTACCTCGCCTCTGTCTTcctctttattagaaaaacaaTGCAACTATTTTTAATAACCAAATACttcgtttttttctttctcttcattATAAAGACATTGCAtgtatttctttaataaatacatgcaaAATGTGTTTTCAATTGTGACTATAAACTTGATTTATAATGTAATCGTGGAAGACTTACCTCCCAAGGCGTTTGTTCCTTCCATATTAGTCTCCCCCATTACTTCCAATGATATTGAAAAGGATGTGTCATATTGTTTGACTTCCTTAACCATGTTGGTTTTGATTGCATGCTAGGCGTCACCTTAGCCGCCCCAAATATCTGTAGAGATATTCCCGAATAAAAAAGACGCCCCCATGTGAAGAAGGAAATAGATATATAATATCTGATCCTCACTTGCTAGATGGATTTGGGCTTATGATATCTTTTTCGTTGCCATCTTATTTCTGGGTTCAtcgtgatttttccttttggaatCGCCCTCAAAATGTTGTTTTGGTGTGGCGTGTCCCTCGGTTCCGGACCCTTTCGCCGTACATGAAAACTTTGCTTTCTTTGCTTATCTTCAATTGATTATGATGCTGACGAACCTCGAGCAATAAATCAAAAGAACTTTGAATTCGATCATgttgctatccacgaacctcgaactcggtcACATTGCTGCCCCAAGTGTATGCAAAAGTTTctcaaatatataaatttttgCTGCCATGCTGTAGGGAATCGAAACACGTTCAAACGAGCCAAAAACCACTccattcggacttaaaacgaataAGTTATTGGCGAAACAAGATTTGAATGAAACGCGCTGAACAGACTAAGATTATTGAGTCATATTTAGTTAGACATGTTATGGCTTGCACAGTTGGTTGAGATTGTTGAATACGAGCTGCTGGTCACTCGTTCGAACCCCACCTCGTGCATgcttttttcatctttttcttgaACTACCCCTTTGAACTTTGAAGTGGCTCACCATGCTGACATTGTGCTGCTGACTGGAATGTCTCGCTGACATGGTGGGGTACTGCAGACGTGGCACTAGCCAACGTGGACATATGCTGATCTGGCACGATATGTAGCTCCAAGCCGACCTGATTAATGACTGGATCAAATGCTGACATGGCACTCCATGATTAGATCAGTGCTGCTGACGTGGTGACATGTCCCCTAGTGACGTGGCACGACTTCGCTGACATATCAACGGGATGACGTGGCAGACACGTGCTTATGCTGGCTGCTAACTGGATCCAAATACTGACGTGTCAGTCTACGAATGGACCGAGTTTGCTGACGTGTCCGTCGTTGCTGACGTGTAACTGGATCCAAATACTGACGTGACAGTCTATGAATGGACCGGATATGCTGACGTGGCTCTGATTTGTCAGCGCTTGAGAAGCACCAGATAGCTGCTGTACGGGAGGCTGGATGAAGATTAGGTTTTCGCAACACTTTCTTCAACAGGTTGTCACGGTTTCTTCAACTGATTCGCAACAGTTTTCTGAAGCtcgcaacggtttcttcaaccttcaTAAAAGTGTCTTCAATCCTTTCGCAACAATTTCTGAAAACTTTCTGCAACTTTTCCTATCTTCCACAGCTTTGTTCGAAACTGCTTAGAACTTTCTGCAACTTATTCAGATCTTCTGCAACTTTAATCAAAACTGTTCAGAACTTGCTGCAACTTTCTCGGATCTTCTACAACTTTATTGAAACTGTTCAGAAATTTCTGAAACTTTCTCGGAGCTTCTGCAATTTTTTATGTGGATGTCGTAGTCTCCTTGCAACTTCTGATcgcaaccttctctgtcaaaaATACCTTAAACAACGTTTTGGGTTTTCTGCAACTTTTCTGGAAAAGTTGTGAACTTCTGTTTTGCTTCTTTCTCAAAtgtctttgaaaccctaattttcaaaaacACTTGAAAAAATTTTCTCAATTAGGGGAGCACGATCTTTTTCTtcgttccccttagtcggcgccaaaagatgttggtgcaaaaaATGATCaccccaacaatcttcgagatgtgggaaagttgatccaattgatatcgttgatgaagaatctccaaaaattgatcaaaagagggtggggtacctgcaaaaacactccgatgctaaagtcaacggatgttctatgcaagtgtATTGTGGTGAAAAGAATCGAATTCTCTACCTTTTGAGTTGAGATTTAGCCTCTATATATAGGCAGAAGGAGATGTAGCTTTAGGGTTTCAATAGTTATCAAAATAACTTCCCCCATCTGTATaaatcccaaataacaaccagattcatgataaGATTTGTTATTCTCTCTAATACTTATCATAATCCATATTTATCTTcaataattattatcttgaataattaTGATAACTACTTAAGATAATTATCCTCTTTCGGTTAGGATCTTGcaattatcttaaataatatttaataattatctataataatTATTCCATAAGAATCTTAACATATTTTATTAAGATCTTATTACCCATGGACTtttgggcttcaataataagccaagagggtttccataataaaccgaatTGGGCTTCCATAGTAAGCCGAGTGGGTCTCcgtaataaacccaccggtttccgtAATAAACCAAATctaggcttccataataagccttgtgggtttccataacaaacccaccggtttccataataaatcgGATTTAGGCTCCATTATAAGCCTCGTGTGATACGCTCGTACGCTATTTAAATAGGGTACAAACAGGTGGGGAATGAGAGTAGCTGGtccatttatagatgcagttagagagtgtgtaaaatatgtcaagtcaagtcaggctagaaaagagagatttgaatgtgcAATGGCCCAAGTTAAGCTTCCCGCTTCAAGATCTGtgggtttagatgtggataccaggtggaactccacctttaagatgctaAAGGATGCAATTTTTTTGAGACAAGCTTTTGTTAGGCTAGCTGAATTGGATAATGACTTCAATATACTACCATCTTCTAAGGAGTGGAAACAAGGAATACAtatatgtgaatgtttggaattgtttgatgtcatttcaaccaaatttgctgagattaagtatcccacaacaaatttgtattataatggggtgccagaagttaatagatgcattaagatttgggaatcaagtgagcatgagtatatcagagacatggccaagaatatgaggatgaaatttgatagctactggaaagaaagtaacactttgatggaAATTAGAGTTGTTTTAGATCCTAGATATAAGAATAGGtgggtggagtttgttatgaagTGAGTATATGGTGTCAATCACTATCAAAgtcactataacaaatttgagcttgcACTCAATGCTCTTTATTGTGCTTCTGAAACAAACACCACAGTTCCAGATTATTATGATAGTGGAATGAGTTCAGCTGGAATGGAGATCTCTGCAACTACAACTtcatatgaatttggttatgatgattttattatggaaaacaatgtctttgaggttcagaagtcagaattggagacttacttagcagaaccagttcttcctaaaggcacaaccattgaagaaatgaggtttgatatcttaagttggtggaagaatcatgctcCAAAGTACCCAACTTtctcaaggattgcaagagatgttTTGGTagttccagtgacaagtgtagcttcagaatctatgtttagtattggtggcagggttctcacatctcacaggagttcattagctccaaaacttgttgaagcattgcttgtttgggtgattggctgccagatctcacTCTTAGTGAAAATGATAGTTGTGTTACTGGTAAGTTTCCTTAcatcttaatattttatttgcAATTTAGATGCTTATTGTACTGACAATGACATTGTCACTTGCCAGCTTAAAATgtctaacacttttgattttccttttaaaatgcagaagttcaggactaaggagtaaggtggaatgcatttgcagatgcagttggcactTGGCAGTggagaatctggagatggaggaggaatgcatttgcagttgttgcagcaaatggagatggagatgttttttttttttttttgtaaaaaacatggtttttttcttttgctagagcatctgaagattctgaacttgttttcttgtgtggcatgaacatctgtatgtcttttttttttggtgtggcatggatttagaacaTGTTTTGTTGTATTTAAAAATTGTTATGTGCTTTTAGCCTGTTTTGTGTTTGTCCTATGACATGCCGGATGGTAACGGAAAAATATCCGTTATCTGGTAAGTCCAGCGTAACGGTAACGTTTTGAATTTCCTATTTCCGCCGGAAattaacggataacggatatccgcTAACTTGTAATGGTAATGGCAGCGGCAGAGCCTTTATCTGTTACGTTAGCATCCATCGACAGCCCTACCCTTAATGTGACCAACTTACTGGGGGCCGGGCACAGAGTTGAGGTCCTTGAGGACTTGGGAGAAGCACATGAATACATGATCGCCGGCTCACCGCAGTTTTCTTCTCCAACTCGCCCTCATTCACACACTCCTTGATGGTAAAACCCTAACAAAACTTCTCTCTCACACCATAATTTTTTCTGCAAATATGTTCTCCAGCAAAACTCTCCTGAAAACCCTAATAATATCCTTGTAAAGCTCGAAACTTTTCATTTGAAATTGAGAGCGTTAATGGCACTCCAACTGCATAAGTTGTTGAATTCTAATTGCTTCCGCCGAAACTTGTCTGTGTCGTCTCCTCCACGCATTATGGTACATCCTCTCTACAGATACGAATTGAATTTATCAGTTATTGAAATGACAAGACTTTCATTATTGattattcttctttctcttctttttttcaattttatgattttttttttgttattctttGATTGCATCCACAGAACTACATGAAAGGGAACGCATCGTATTCTACTACAAATCCTTGTTTCAATGGTAAATTGGGTCAACTTCAGTTAATAAGCCCAAGAGAGGAATGCAGGATCCTAACAATCGATTTAAGGATTTAAGATTCAAGGTTGGATATGATTCTCAGTTCTTTAGAAGTTTTAGTACTGCTAGGCATCATGGAAATTTAACCAATTTTCCGATTCAATCTCATTTAAGTGTAGGAATTCCGAAATCGCGAACAGTAGGAAGTAGTTTTAGGTTGGCTGTATTATTTTATGAAGGTAATGGAAGGAGGCTTTTTTCAGCAAAGCCGTCGAACCAAAAACCTAAGGTTCCAAGTGCAATAGTGAATAAAAATGAGAATGCCTCTGTGGGAGGAGAATCTAGTCGTAAAGCTTTTTATGCACCTCGGAAGCAGACAAGGACTCTGGGTGTTCGTAGTAGCACTGGCGGTCATGGAGGAAAGCAGGTTGCAGTTGAGAAGCAGGTTGCAGAAGGAAAAGATTCTAATAATCAAGTTGCACAAACTGGGGGCACATTGAAACCGGCTGATAGGGTTACCATAGGTGTCAAGAAGAGTGTAGACGAGTCACCCATCTTAACAGAAGCTAAGGTTAA
This genomic stretch from Papaver somniferum cultivar HN1 chromosome 5, ASM357369v1, whole genome shotgun sequence harbors:
- the LOC113281885 gene encoding uncharacterized protein LOC113281885; this encodes MQDPNNRFKDLRFKVGYDSQFFRSFSTARHHGNLTNFPIQSHLSVGIPKSRTVGSSFRLAVLFYEGNGRRLFSAKPSNQKPKVPSAIVNKNENASVGGESSRKAFYAPRKQTRTLGVRSSTGGHGGKQVAVEKQVAEGKDSNNQVAQTGGTLKPADRVTIGVKKSVDESPILTEAKVNGNDHKGKALANKKHKSGKKGHVQDDTSTKVLSATTKAGDFKEVIVPENANVSVGDRGEPSRKSFYARRKRAKMLAIHSSSGDGGNQVAVEKKVVGKEVAESNKKVAQAVDTLKPTEVRIGDKKDAQQSSISTEAKNSYGHKKNLQLKRSITQEIKSRFKMRMTPKSYPVQPKP